The Erigeron canadensis isolate Cc75 chromosome 1, C_canadensis_v1, whole genome shotgun sequence genome segment ATGATCAATAATCTTACTGATGGCGTAGAATTCTAGTTCAGGGAACCATGATGCTGTAGATACATTTGAAATAGACTGTATATAGCTAATTCAAACGGTGATAACAGTGCCTAGCTTGTAAGTTCTCATTATCTTCTTTGCGGTTAAGATATGGTATAACggattttgtttgtattatttttGATGATCTGTAGATTACACAGTTAATTGCTAAGAAGTCACAATCTATATATGCTTATAAGCACACTCTTGGTAAGTATGTGATGTTCAACGAAACCAGTAAGCGTAGATAGTAAGTTTCTAAAAGCCATCAATGTAATTAAAATTCGCCCATGCGGTATCGTGTCCGTAAAACTTTCGGAATCATGACGTGTCTATATCTGAGTGGCCAATGGCAATTACTATACTccctaaataaatatatattcaacaaAGATATCTCCATATATCACTGACCCCCACCCcccaaccctttttttttccttttccataCCCAATCACCGAAACTAGGGTTTCGATGGATCATCTTTCTGAAATCCATGAGCAGATACTCATAAGATTGAGTGTGAGGGATCTGATCCGATGCAAGAGCGTGTGTAAGTCATGGCTATCTTTGATCTCTAAACCTCAATTCATCAAAGCCCACCTTAACCAAAATGATCAAATTGATCGCAAGAATGACATAATTGGACATAGAAGAATTGTTATGTCTAAATTACCTTATAACTCTGATGGAGCTTTTGAATTTGACAACTACACATTTGACTTCTGTCGAAGTCATCTACTCGGTTCTGCTAATGGTCTGGTATGTGTCTCTCTTTCCCGTACTGAAATTGTAATAGTTAATCCTTCGACTAGAGAGGTAAACAAAATAACCAAACCGCAAATTCCAGCTGAAACTGGGCCCCTCTTTTGGGGCTTTGGTCATGATTCATATGTAGATGATTATAAAGCTGTTATAGGGTATTTAAAAGATGAGAATTGTACCTGTTTTCAAGTCTTCAGTTTAAAGGCTAATACTTGGAAGATGATTGAAGAGGTAAATCATGCCTTTTCAAGTAGGATAGGTGTCTTATGCAAGGGAGCTCTTCATTGGGTTGCATATGATAACTCATCTAAAAAGAATATAGTTCTTTCCTTTAGTTTATTGGATGAAAAGTTTGTGGAAGTCCCTCAACCTGATGATGTGAGATACCAATATGATGTCGCTCAAGAGTTTTTAATGCGTTTGGGAACTATGAAAGACTGTTTATGTGTATTTCTGCACGAATCACTTCTTGATGAATTATGGGTAATGAAGGAGTATAATGTTAAAGAGTCCTGGGAAATCATTGGGCGTGAACCTGAGGTTAAGTATGACTTCCTGCACCGCATGAAACTATTGCAAAATTATGTTCCAAATAAAGGGACCTTGAGTCGTGATATAGGGCTGTCCGATGGGAGATTGTTCATGGGGTCTCCTTTATTTGTTGAAAGTCTGGTTTCTCCTCATTTCCACAAGAGACAGAAGAGAAAGAGGCGGCAAGTAAGTTCCATGAAGAGCTCTAAGTTGGGCCTATTTGTGGCATTTCatattcatcctggtcattaagTTATAAATCTTAATTTAGTCCAGTTTTATAGTATCGGTGACTGACATCAGTATCATATTCATTGAACCTATTGTCAAAATAGATGTAAAAGAATATCCAGTAATCTGCTGCATACTGTAATTATCTTTTCTAAGTGGCCTATTGTCCTATGATATCACTTCTACATATCCTTAGGTTGTAACTCTCTTTAAATTCCTTAATGTGTCTTTCAATTTTTGGCTgaacattttttaatataatccCTGATTCAGGAATGTCATTTTGTAACCCACTGACTGGAGAAGGTAATGCACAGACTGCTTATGATTATCCATAATCCTCTTTATAGTAAAACTGTACAGGAGCTGAATTGTGTAACATACAGAGGACTTGATTCTTAATTTGATGTTTGGACAAGAACGTTTGTTTAAGTGTTGGGCAGCCATTTAATACAATCACATTAGACATGGCATCCCTAATGCCTTCAAAGCTAATCATCAAGAGGCTGTAAAATCTTTTGTATCAATTGAACTATGGTTcatttcttcttttccttaatgCTCTTTGCCATAAGTGTGCATTATCTTAACTAGGTtctaaattaataatgattCGGACATGCATCCGCTTGTTAGTATATCTCTCTATCTTACATGTACAATTGTAGCAACCATTGTATGCTGTTTTCTTTTACCGCCATAGTTGGGCATATTATAATCACTTCTTGCTATAACTTTTCAGGCTATACAAAAACTTCTGTT includes the following:
- the LOC122585570 gene encoding F-box protein CPR1-like, with product MDHLSEIHEQILIRLSVRDLIRCKSVCKSWLSLISKPQFIKAHLNQNDQIDRKNDIIGHRRIVMSKLPYNSDGAFEFDNYTFDFCRSHLLGSANGLVCVSLSRTEIVIVNPSTREVNKITKPQIPAETGPLFWGFGHDSYVDDYKAVIGYLKDENCTCFQVFSLKANTWKMIEEVNHAFSSRIGVLCKGALHWVAYDNSSKKNIVLSFSLLDEKFVEVPQPDDVRYQYDVAQEFLMRLGTMKDCLCVFLHESLLDELWVMKEYNVKESWEIIGREPEVKYDFLHRMKLLQNYVPNKGTLSRDIGLSDGRLFMGSPLFVESLVSPHFHKRQKRKRRQAIQKLLL